One window from the genome of Nicotiana sylvestris chromosome 9, ASM39365v2, whole genome shotgun sequence encodes:
- the LOC138877308 gene encoding uncharacterized mitochondrial protein AtMg00810-like has protein sequence MTVLDPSMVCKLGKFLYGLKQASRQWYSKLSDALYSRGYIVSRNDYSLFLKHSSSSIVIVAVYVDDVLVTGNDTTEITSLKSFLDQQFRIKDLGILHYFLGLEVLRESAGVIITQRKFVVDMLTEFDSHDLSPVSAPLHVPCKITSNTRNPLSNPLVYCRLVGKLNFLTNTRPDLSYSVQLLSQFMHSPCEGHFQAALHVLRYVKGTVGQGLFMSTTSDFKLHAFCDRDWAACPESRRSISGFIVLLGSSLLCWKSKKQPTVSLSSTKAEYRSMRRVVAELAWLSR, from the coding sequence ATGACTGTACTTGATCCTTCTATGGTTTGCAAACTTGGAAAATTCTTGTATGGCCTCAAACAAGCATCTAGACAGTGGTATTCTAAGTTGTCGGATGCTTTGTATTCTAGGGGTTACATTGTCTCCAGGAATGACTATTCTCTCTTTTTGAagcattcttcttcttctattgttATTGTAGCggtttatgttgatgatgtttTGGTAACTGGAAATGACACTACCGAGATAACTTCTCTAAAATCATTTTTAGATCAACAGTTTCGTATCAAAGATTTGGGTATCTTGCATTACTTTCTTGGTCTAGAAGTTCTTAGAGAATCTGCTGGTGTTATCATTACACAACGTAAATTTGTTGTTGATATGTTAACTGAATTTGATTCTCATGATCTTTCTCCTGTTTCTGCTCCATTGCATGTGCCTTGCAAGATAACTTCTAATACTCGGAATCCTTTGTCTAATCCTCTTGTATATTGCAGGTTGGTTGGGAAACTAAACTTCCTTACCAACACCAGGCCTGATTTATCTTACTCAGTTCAACTTCTCAGTCAGTTTATGCACTCACCTTGTGAGGGCCATTTCCAAGCTGCCTTGCATGTACTCCGTTATGTTAAGGGGACTGTCGGGCAAGGCCTTTTCATGTCTACTACTTCTGATTTCAAGTTGCACGCTTTTTGTGATAGAGATTGGGCTGCATGTCCTGAATCTCGGAGATCCATCAGTGGTTTTATTGTGCTGCTTGGTTCTAGCTTGCTCTGCTGGAAATCAAAGAAACAACCAACTGTCTCCTTGAGTTCTACGAAAGCTGAATACCGTTCCATGCGTCGCGTCGTGGCAGAATTAGCATGGCTTTCTCGTTAG
- the LOC138876828 gene encoding uncharacterized protein, whose translation MGSDFQGVELGRYFPGPSTTDESRPIRDFDSGHRLSYGSSSHAQASCDAATDDYIQDPDTIMPSTGPDSTTDTCHPVPHPAIRRRLDDDDPDSVPGRQGMRLRPTATLRHTGCGTH comes from the exons atgggctcggattttcaaggagtggagttgggtagatatttccctggcccgtctaccactgatgagtctcgaccgatccgagattttgatagtgggcaccgactgagttatggcagctcatcacatgcgcag gcttcatgcgatgctgcgacagatgactacattcaggatccagacacgattatg ccttctactggacctgacagcaccaccgatacatgtcatcctgtgccgcatccggccataaggagacgacttgatgatgatgatcctgatagcgtacctgggcggcaggggatgcgcctcaggccaacggctactttgagacacaccggatgcgggacacattga